A window from Streptomyces sp. NBC_00271 encodes these proteins:
- a CDS encoding DUF4118 domain-containing protein: protein MTGYSLRDRLALVAGLVGPFLVALVLVPFRTDLSRTNAALILVVVVVVVAALGSRTAGALAALSSAAWFDFFLTRPYETFDINTSADIETAVLLLVVGVIVSQLAARARRLEVITVTDADYLARVHETAELAQSAKSSDTVVDHVRGQLTELLGLRGCRYEYGSLLGQPPRLEQDGNVSVGHRRRDVDACGWPDGEIELRTYGNGHYLGRFMLTPGPGAVPPLQARLVAVTLADQTGAALDTAGR, encoded by the coding sequence ATGACCGGCTATTCGCTCCGGGACCGGCTCGCCCTGGTGGCGGGCCTGGTGGGCCCCTTCCTGGTGGCGCTCGTCCTGGTGCCCTTCCGCACGGATCTGTCGCGTACGAACGCGGCGCTGATCCTGGTCGTGGTGGTGGTCGTGGTCGCCGCCCTCGGCAGCCGTACGGCGGGGGCGCTCGCGGCGCTGTCCTCGGCGGCCTGGTTCGACTTCTTCCTCACTCGCCCGTACGAGACGTTCGACATCAATACCTCCGCCGACATCGAGACGGCGGTGCTGCTGCTCGTCGTCGGCGTGATCGTGTCCCAGCTCGCGGCCCGGGCCCGCCGCCTGGAGGTCATCACGGTGACGGACGCGGACTATCTCGCCCGCGTCCACGAGACCGCCGAGCTCGCCCAGTCCGCCAAGTCCTCCGACACCGTGGTCGACCACGTCCGCGGCCAGCTCACCGAGCTGCTCGGCCTGCGCGGCTGCCGCTACGAGTACGGCAGCCTGCTGGGGCAGCCGCCCCGGCTCGAGCAGGACGGAAACGTCTCGGTCGGCCACCGGCGCCGGGACGTCGACGCCTGCGGATGGCCGGACGGCGAGATCGAACTGCGCACCTACGGCAACGGCCACTACCTGGGCCGCTTCATGCTCACCCCCGGCCCGGGCGCCGTACCGCCGCTCCAGGCCCGCCTGGTGGCGGTCACCCTCGCCGACCAGACGGGCGCCGCCCTCGACACGGCCGGGCGGTAG
- a CDS encoding sensor histidine kinase, producing the protein MGDVRPGRLKVYLGAAPGVGKTYRMLDEARRRAARGADVVAGFVECHGRPGTEAMLDGLEVVPHARCVHRGEEYEEMDLAAVLERRPQIAIVDELAHTNVPGAGRNTKRRQDIEELLGAGIDVITALNIQHLESLNDVVEKITRVPQRDTVPDEVVRRAQQIEFVDITPEGLRRRMAHGNIYVPEKIDAALADYFRPGNLTALRQLALLWVADRVDEALQSYRSEHGIGGVWEIRERVVVALTGGPEGDTLVRRAARIADRSAGGDLLAVHVTRSDGLAAGTSHASLARQRRLVEDLGGSYHSVVGDDVPTALVEFARAENATQLVLGTSRRGRIERFVTGRGTGETVVELSGDIDIHTVTHERAGRGTLLPSRRRTLSTARRVAGPVAGLLLPVALTFLLDLDWARDRLNLTSEALLFLLSVVGVACIGGVVSAVIASVTASLLLNYWFIPPVGQFTLDDPNALLALAVFAAVAAVVAGVVDRSLRLSRRSARATAEAETMSSLAGTIVRGGATIPALVERTRETFGMDSAELVVEPPGEDGATVVPAGPGAFLVLRGRTLPSSERRVLAAFAAHVGSAVERARLAEAAAEVEPVKAADRMRTALLRAVGHDLRTPLAAGWAAVSSLRSRDVDFSDEDRDELLATADESMAKLNRLVENLLDLSRLQAGALTLNLRATTLEEVLPAALADTPEVVVGDLEEIPAVLADPPLLERVIANLVGNAVRHSPADRKVLLTASTHAGRVEVRVVDRGPGLPPSLKLSVPPEQGGTAVRDRLFEPFQRLGDTDNTTGLGLGLALSRGLTEAMDGTLAPEDTPGGGLTMVLSLPFAERVDLPSDTHSVGGGV; encoded by the coding sequence GTGGGTGACGTACGGCCCGGACGGTTGAAGGTCTATCTGGGGGCGGCCCCGGGGGTGGGCAAGACCTACCGCATGCTCGACGAGGCGCGCCGCCGGGCGGCACGCGGCGCGGATGTGGTGGCGGGGTTCGTGGAGTGCCACGGGCGTCCCGGCACGGAGGCGATGCTCGACGGCCTGGAGGTCGTACCGCACGCCCGCTGCGTCCACCGCGGCGAAGAGTACGAGGAGATGGACCTCGCCGCGGTCCTCGAGCGCCGGCCGCAGATCGCGATCGTCGACGAGCTGGCCCACACCAACGTCCCCGGAGCCGGCCGCAACACCAAACGCCGGCAGGACATCGAGGAACTGCTCGGCGCCGGGATCGACGTGATCACGGCGCTGAACATTCAGCATCTGGAGTCCCTCAACGACGTCGTCGAGAAGATCACGCGGGTGCCGCAGCGCGACACGGTGCCCGACGAGGTCGTACGACGGGCGCAGCAGATCGAGTTCGTCGACATCACGCCGGAGGGACTGCGTCGCCGGATGGCGCACGGCAACATCTACGTCCCCGAGAAGATCGACGCGGCCCTGGCCGACTACTTCCGGCCCGGCAATCTGACCGCGCTGCGCCAGCTCGCCCTGTTGTGGGTGGCCGACCGGGTGGACGAGGCGCTGCAGTCGTACCGCTCGGAGCATGGCATCGGCGGGGTGTGGGAGATCCGGGAGCGGGTGGTGGTCGCCCTCACCGGCGGGCCGGAGGGAGACACCCTCGTCCGGCGGGCCGCGCGGATCGCCGACCGGTCGGCGGGCGGTGATCTGCTCGCCGTGCATGTGACCCGCAGCGACGGTCTCGCCGCGGGTACCTCGCACGCCTCGCTCGCCCGGCAGCGGCGGCTGGTCGAGGATTTGGGCGGTAGCTATCACTCGGTCGTCGGTGACGACGTGCCGACCGCCCTGGTCGAGTTCGCGCGCGCCGAGAACGCCACCCAACTCGTCCTCGGCACCAGCCGCCGGGGCCGCATCGAGCGCTTCGTGACCGGACGCGGCACCGGCGAGACGGTCGTCGAACTCTCCGGCGACATCGACATCCACACGGTCACGCACGAACGCGCGGGGCGCGGCACGCTGCTGCCCTCGCGGCGGCGCACCCTGTCGACCGCGCGCCGGGTCGCGGGCCCGGTCGCCGGGCTGCTGCTGCCCGTGGCACTCACCTTCCTGCTCGATCTCGACTGGGCCCGGGACCGCCTCAACCTCACCAGCGAGGCGCTGCTGTTCCTGCTCAGCGTGGTGGGCGTGGCCTGCATAGGCGGGGTCGTCTCGGCGGTGATCGCCTCGGTCACGGCGTCCCTGCTGCTCAACTACTGGTTCATCCCGCCCGTCGGGCAGTTCACGCTCGACGATCCCAACGCGCTGCTGGCCCTGGCGGTCTTCGCGGCGGTCGCCGCCGTGGTCGCCGGTGTCGTCGACCGCTCCCTGCGCTTGTCGCGGCGCTCGGCCCGTGCCACCGCCGAGGCCGAGACCATGTCCTCGCTCGCCGGCACCATCGTGCGGGGCGGCGCCACCATCCCGGCGCTGGTGGAACGCACGCGCGAGACGTTCGGCATGGACTCGGCGGAACTGGTCGTCGAGCCGCCTGGAGAGGATGGCGCGACGGTCGTGCCCGCGGGGCCCGGCGCCTTCCTGGTCCTGCGCGGTCGCACCCTTCCGTCGTCCGAGCGGCGCGTGCTCGCCGCCTTCGCCGCGCATGTGGGGTCGGCGGTCGAGCGTGCCAGGCTCGCGGAGGCCGCCGCCGAGGTCGAACCGGTCAAGGCGGCCGACCGGATGCGTACGGCGCTGCTGCGGGCGGTCGGCCATGACCTGCGCACGCCTCTCGCGGCGGGCTGGGCCGCGGTCTCTTCGCTGCGCAGCCGGGACGTCGATTTCTCCGACGAGGACCGGGACGAACTCCTCGCGACCGCGGACGAGTCCATGGCCAAGCTCAACCGTCTGGTCGAGAACCTCCTAGACCTCAGCCGCCTTCAAGCGGGCGCGCTCACCCTGAACCTGCGGGCCACCACGCTGGAGGAGGTCCTTCCGGCGGCGCTCGCGGACACCCCCGAGGTGGTGGTCGGGGACCTGGAGGAGATTCCGGCCGTGCTGGCCGATCCCCCGCTCCTGGAACGTGTGATAGCCAACCTCGTCGGCAACGCGGTCCGCCACAGCCCGGCGGACCGCAAGGTGCTGCTGACCGCGAGCACACACGCGGGCCGCGTCGAGGTGCGCGTCGTCGACCGCGGCCCCGGCCTGCCACCGTCCCTCAAGCTCTCGGTCCCGCCCGAGCAGGGAGGCACCGCCGTCCGTGACCGGCTCTTCGAGCCCTTCCAGCGGCTCGGCGACACCGACAACACCACCGGCCTCGGCCTTGGCCTGGCCCTGTCCCGGGGGCTGACCGAGGCGATGGACGGCACCCTCGCCCCGGAGGACACTCCCGGCGGCGGTCTGACGATGGTGCTGTCGCTGCCCTTCGCCGAGCGGGTGGATCTTCCCAGTGATACGCACAGCGTAGGAGGCGGCGTATGA
- a CDS encoding DUF6153 family protein codes for MHVNRYVRVGGAYGHLLLVVVLALGVFVMHTVGHPDQAPGDGMSPASQVSTMSTVVAAHDPMGAPASPERGSAAHSTHTSSKDRPAMAMDMVSLCVAVMFGAWVLTALLRRALARRPNWLAKLLAEAPVMLRPNPPPRGPDLTELSVLRL; via the coding sequence GTGCACGTGAACCGATACGTACGGGTGGGAGGGGCCTACGGGCACCTGCTGCTCGTCGTCGTTCTCGCGCTGGGCGTGTTCGTCATGCACACCGTGGGACACCCCGACCAGGCGCCCGGCGACGGTATGAGCCCCGCGTCCCAGGTCTCGACGATGTCCACGGTGGTGGCCGCCCACGACCCCATGGGGGCTCCGGCATCACCGGAGCGGGGCAGCGCCGCGCACTCCACGCACACGTCCTCCAAGGACAGGCCGGCCATGGCGATGGACATGGTCTCGCTGTGCGTGGCGGTGATGTTCGGTGCGTGGGTACTCACCGCACTGCTGAGGAGGGCCCTCGCCCGCCGTCCGAACTGGCTGGCGAAGCTCCTTGCCGAGGCGCCCGTCATGCTGCGGCCCAATCCCCCACCCCGAGGCCCTGATCTCACCGAGTTGTCGGTCCTGCGGCTGTAG